The following DNA comes from Corynebacterium lizhenjunii.
GGCATCATAAAGCTGCTCGCGGTCAGTCTCATCCGCCATGTAGGCGCCGTGGCCGCAGCAACCCACGTCTGGATTGGCGGAGTCAATGCCTGGGCACAATGCGGTACCAAACTGGCAGGCGTAGAAGGACTCCAACCACGTAATATCAACGGAAAAGACGTGTTCCGGGTCCTGCGGATCCGTAAATTCAAACCACTCCCGCGGGAAATCCGGGGCGTGCTCCCGGCCCGCAGCAATGGATATTCCCGCAGGTGAAGTGGCCGGAAAGCCAAGGTAGACGGGTGAAGACTTTGGGCGATTCACACTAAACCACCGTAGACCTATTACCCTAGACATGTGCGATTAGGTGTATTAGACGTGGGCAGCAACACTGTCCACCTGGTGGCAGTGGACGCCACCGTGGGTGGACGGCCCACTCCCATGAGCGACTGGAAGACCCCCCTGCGGCTGGTAGAACAGCTGGACGCGGAGGGAAACATCCACGAAAAAGGCCTAAAAAAGCTTATTTCTGCCGTGAGTGAGGCAGCCGAGCTGGGCACAAAGCTGGGCTGCGATGAGTTCATTCCCTTTGCCACCTCCGCGGTGCGCTCGGCGCCTAATTCTGACTTTGTGTTGGATGAGGTCGAGCGCGAAACCGGCGTGCGCCTGCAGATTCTCTCCGGCAAAGATGAGGCCCGGCTGACCTTCCTGGCGGTGCGCCGCTGGTATGGTTGGTCTGCGGGACGAATTACCAACCTGGATATTGGTGGTGGCTCCCTGGAGCTGTCCACCGGCATGGATGAGGAACCGGACCTGGCGTTCTCCTTGGACCTGGGTGCTGGCCGCCTGACGCATAACTGGTTTGAGACGGACCCGCCTAATAAGAAAGATGTGGCGGCTCTGCGTGATTATATTGATGCAGAGCTTGCCGATGCCGCCTCGGCCATGCGCACCCTTGGCCCCGCCCGGGTTGCTGTGGGTACCTCAAAGACGTTCCGCTCCCTGGCGCGCCTGACCGGTGCTGCGCCGTCTTCTGCTGGCCCGTTTGTAAAGCGCACGCTGACCGCGCCAGGTTTGCGGCAGCTGATTTCTTTCATTTCCCGCATGACGGCGGCAGACCGGGCGGATTTGGAGGGTGTGAGCTCGGCCCGTTCGCACCAGATTGTGGCCGGTGCGCTGGTAGCGGAAGCCTCCATGCGAGCATTGGGATTGGAGCAGATTGAGATTTGCCCGTGGGCATTG
Coding sequences within:
- a CDS encoding Ppx/GppA phosphatase family protein — its product is MRLGVLDVGSNTVHLVAVDATVGGRPTPMSDWKTPLRLVEQLDAEGNIHEKGLKKLISAVSEAAELGTKLGCDEFIPFATSAVRSAPNSDFVLDEVERETGVRLQILSGKDEARLTFLAVRRWYGWSAGRITNLDIGGGSLELSTGMDEEPDLAFSLDLGAGRLTHNWFETDPPNKKDVAALRDYIDAELADAASAMRTLGPARVAVGTSKTFRSLARLTGAAPSSAGPFVKRTLTAPGLRQLISFISRMTAADRADLEGVSSARSHQIVAGALVAEASMRALGLEQIEICPWALREGVILRRLDKGLDLGLEEEGN